In the Clostridia bacterium genome, one interval contains:
- the scfA gene encoding six-cysteine ranthipeptide SCIFF, with amino-acid sequence MKHVRLLVKPLLANPVLPDCQRCGVSCQSACKTSLTVGNQMCAAPERQKPSHEG; translated from the coding sequence ATGAAGCATGTGCGTCTGCTGGTAAAGCCCTTACTGGCCAACCCGGTGTTGCCGGACTGCCAGCGCTGCGGGGTGTCCTGCCAGTCGGCCTGTAAGACCTCGCTCACCGTTGGTAACCAGATGTGTGCCGCTCCGGAGAGACAGAAGCCGAGCCATGAAGGCTAG
- the scfB gene encoding thioether cross-link-forming SCIFF peptide maturase — translation MKASEGSWWERLARREDVHWFRYRDRAFLLDANTAAVYELDALAFDLLEALTAGRGAGVARQEVAARRSAAEVEEAWAELEQFHRRGWLLGPDPLARLSCGEAEREALFAPAWTKALCLNVAHACNLRCTYCFAGQGRFGGEAELMPPEIALAAVDYLLSQSPPGADLEVDFFGGEPLLNFPVVRKAIEYGEVAARAQGKNLHFTLTTNALGLDRAKLEFLNRHRVQLILSLDGRQEVHDRFRRLPDGRGSYAYVVPRILEAVSSRGGPDPSPDYYIRGTFTRFNPDFSRDAAHLLELGLRRISLEPVVAPPEEDYALRPEDYPILVSEYDRLVELCLAEQSQGREFLFFHFQVDLEPGLCLPKRLRGCGAGHQYLAVSPSGNLYPCHQFVGQAEFLLGDLARGVVNRELQARFAGLNVLSREECRSCWARYFCGGGCHAASWLYYGDLQKPHPLSCELVRKRLECALYLQCVGKNAGRADFTAREG, via the coding sequence ATGAAGGCTAGCGAGGGAAGCTGGTGGGAACGGCTGGCCCGGCGCGAGGACGTGCATTGGTTCCGGTACCGCGACCGGGCCTTTCTCTTGGACGCCAATACGGCGGCGGTTTACGAGCTCGACGCTCTGGCCTTCGACCTGCTGGAAGCCCTGACCGCCGGAAGAGGAGCCGGGGTGGCGCGGCAGGAGGTGGCTGCCCGCCGTTCGGCCGCGGAAGTGGAAGAGGCCTGGGCGGAACTCGAGCAGTTTCACCGCCGGGGCTGGCTTCTGGGCCCAGATCCGCTGGCGCGCCTGAGTTGCGGAGAGGCGGAGCGAGAAGCCCTGTTCGCCCCTGCCTGGACCAAGGCGCTCTGCCTGAACGTGGCCCATGCCTGCAATCTTCGCTGTACTTACTGCTTCGCCGGCCAGGGGCGCTTCGGCGGTGAGGCAGAGCTCATGCCGCCGGAAATAGCGCTTGCGGCGGTGGATTATCTTCTTTCCCAGTCCCCCCCGGGGGCAGATCTGGAAGTCGATTTCTTCGGCGGCGAACCCCTGCTGAACTTCCCGGTGGTGCGGAAGGCAATCGAATACGGCGAGGTGGCGGCCCGGGCGCAGGGAAAGAACCTGCACTTCACCCTTACCACCAACGCCCTGGGACTCGACCGGGCAAAGCTCGAATTCCTGAACCGCCACCGGGTCCAGCTCATCCTGAGCCTTGACGGAAGGCAGGAAGTGCACGACCGTTTCCGCCGCCTGCCTGACGGCCGGGGAAGTTACGCCTACGTCGTGCCGCGCATTCTGGAGGCGGTGTCCTCGCGAGGCGGCCCTGATCCTTCTCCGGACTACTACATCCGGGGTACCTTTACCCGCTTCAACCCGGACTTCTCGCGGGATGCCGCCCATCTCCTGGAGCTGGGATTGCGCCGCATCTCGTTGGAGCCGGTGGTGGCCCCTCCGGAGGAGGATTACGCCCTGAGGCCGGAGGATTATCCCATCCTGGTCAGCGAATACGACCGTTTGGTAGAATTATGCCTGGCGGAACAGAGCCAAGGCCGCGAGTTCTTGTTCTTCCACTTTCAGGTTGATCTGGAACCCGGGCTTTGCCTGCCCAAACGCCTCCGGGGTTGCGGTGCCGGCCATCAGTATTTGGCGGTTAGCCCTTCCGGAAACCTCTATCCTTGCCACCAATTTGTGGGCCAGGCTGAGTTTCTCCTGGGCGATCTGGCCCGGGGGGTGGTGAACCGGGAGCTTCAAGCCCGGTTTGCAGGCCTCAACGTTCTGAGCCGGGAGGAATGCCGTTCCTGCTGGGCCCGCTATTTCTGCGGAGGAGGATGTCACGCGGCCAGCTGGCTGTATTACGGCGACTTGCAAAAACCGCACCCGTTGAGCTGCGAACTGGTGAGGAAACGGCTGGAATGCGCCCTGTACCTTCAATGCGTGGGCAAAAACGCCGGACGGGCCGACTTTACAGCCCGGGAGGGCTAA
- a CDS encoding peptidoglycan DD-metalloendopeptidase family protein: MALVAALALVVLASLLTRPNAVAVEVAGRTVGVVGSEAEVKQAVAELERELTAQGWVEPENCRELSLVPVRVPAAQVAGPAELKEALRRALAFTVQAAAIRVDGKIVAWVRDRQVAEKVLDEVKEAYLAGEGKVLEVDTEEEVKVESGEVLTSEVVAPETAVQLLREGVPYTARYTVAAGDSLWSIARAHGTSVEELRAANPQLQGDFLQIGDELRLVRVEPPLHYVVTREVQEEERIPYPVEIRQDSSLYRGQEKVRQEGQPGVRAVTYRVVERNGMTVSRSEVDRRVIREPVAKVIARGTKRLVVASRGEAPAVLSWPVSGRITSTYGYRGREFHPALDIAAPSGTPVRAAAAGTVVFAGYEGGYGRMIVIDHGGGLVTRYAHLSSVAVEVGEAVERGQRIGSVGESGRATGPHLHFEVLVDGSPRNPYNYL, from the coding sequence GTGGCTCTGGTTGCCGCTCTTGCTCTGGTCGTGCTGGCGTCGCTCCTCACACGGCCGAATGCCGTGGCCGTGGAAGTAGCAGGGCGCACGGTAGGAGTAGTGGGCTCCGAGGCGGAGGTAAAGCAGGCCGTAGCCGAACTGGAACGGGAATTGACCGCCCAGGGCTGGGTAGAGCCGGAGAACTGCCGGGAACTTAGCCTGGTGCCGGTCAGGGTTCCGGCGGCCCAGGTAGCCGGTCCCGCCGAGCTAAAGGAGGCCCTGCGCCGGGCGCTGGCGTTTACGGTGCAAGCGGCGGCCATTCGGGTGGACGGCAAGATCGTGGCCTGGGTAAGGGACCGGCAGGTGGCGGAGAAGGTGCTGGACGAGGTCAAGGAAGCCTACCTGGCCGGCGAGGGCAAGGTGCTTGAGGTAGATACGGAAGAAGAAGTGAAGGTTGAGTCCGGTGAGGTCCTGACCAGCGAGGTCGTGGCCCCGGAAACGGCGGTACAGTTGCTACGAGAGGGGGTTCCCTATACCGCCAGGTATACGGTAGCGGCCGGCGATTCGCTGTGGAGCATAGCCCGGGCCCACGGCACCTCGGTAGAGGAATTGCGGGCGGCCAACCCCCAGCTTCAGGGCGACTTCTTGCAGATAGGGGACGAGCTGCGGCTGGTCCGGGTTGAACCGCCTCTTCACTACGTGGTTACCCGAGAGGTTCAGGAAGAAGAACGCATTCCCTACCCGGTGGAAATCCGGCAGGATAGCTCTCTGTATCGCGGGCAGGAGAAGGTGCGGCAGGAGGGCCAACCGGGTGTACGGGCGGTCACCTACAGGGTTGTGGAGCGCAACGGGATGACCGTGTCCCGCAGCGAGGTTGACCGCCGGGTGATCCGGGAGCCGGTGGCCAAGGTGATTGCCCGGGGGACCAAGCGGCTGGTGGTGGCCTCGCGCGGCGAGGCGCCTGCTGTCCTGAGCTGGCCGGTTTCCGGTCGGATTACTTCCACCTACGGCTACCGAGGCCGCGAATTCCACCCGGCGCTGGATATCGCCGCGCCTTCGGGAACTCCGGTACGGGCGGCGGCGGCCGGGACCGTGGTGTTCGCCGGTTACGAGGGCGGGTACGGAAGAATGATAGTGATCGACCACGGGGGCGGTCTGGTGACGCGGTACGCGCACCTGTCCAGTGTGGCGGTTGAGGTTGGGGAAGCGGTAGAGCGGGGGCAACGCATCGGAAGCGTGGGTGAGAGCGGGCGGGCAACAGGTCCGCACCTGCATTTTGAAGTGCTGGTGGACGGCTCGCCGCGCAACCCCTATAACTACTTGTGA